Proteins encoded within one genomic window of Couchioplanes caeruleus:
- a CDS encoding GNAT family N-acetyltransferase, which yields MTEERYLAYRQGAELDYAKNIADSGALPLIEAQQKATEDFQRLLPDGLHTAGHHLWTAYDGAEEVGMAWLHVEEKSDGRHAFGYDFAVREQLRRKGYGRAIMQAAEQACRELGIVSVGLSVFGFNAGARSLYEQMGFEVTSIQMRKRL from the coding sequence ATGACTGAGGAGCGGTACCTCGCATACCGGCAGGGCGCTGAGCTGGACTACGCGAAGAACATCGCCGATTCTGGCGCCCTACCGCTGATCGAAGCGCAGCAGAAGGCGACCGAGGACTTCCAGCGGCTGTTGCCCGACGGCTTGCACACCGCAGGCCATCATCTGTGGACTGCCTACGACGGCGCCGAAGAGGTGGGCATGGCTTGGCTGCACGTGGAGGAAAAGTCGGACGGCCGACACGCCTTCGGCTACGACTTCGCGGTCCGTGAGCAGCTACGCCGCAAGGGATATGGCCGTGCCATCATGCAGGCGGCCGAACAAGCCTGTCGGGAGCTAGGCATCGTCTCCGTCGGCTTGAGCGTCTTCGGGTTCAATGCAGGGGCTCGCAGTCTGTACGAGCAGATGGGCTTCGAGGTTACGTCGATCCAGATGCGCAAACGGCTGTAG
- a CDS encoding helix-turn-helix transcriptional regulator, producing the protein MPRKLMGAAEIRQRLGEISRQRVYQLTHRPDWPAPYDELIQGKVWRRDDVEARIKQHRPDSDDQTP; encoded by the coding sequence ATGCCTAGGAAGCTGATGGGTGCGGCCGAGATCCGCCAACGGCTCGGAGAGATCAGCCGTCAGCGCGTCTACCAGCTCACGCACCGGCCGGACTGGCCGGCACCCTACGACGAGTTGATCCAGGGCAAGGTGTGGCGACGAGATGACGTTGAGGCGAGGATCAAGCAGCATCGGCCGGACTCGGACGACCAGACCCCTTGA
- a CDS encoding replication initiator, translating to MLGFGGHFLTKSRRYSVTFAILRDARVVFRRAQTGGPERAEPVAEPTTLVVNFLQFVGAGWQTPADAMLANTSAAMAREHAETARQHLQTLAA from the coding sequence ATGCTCGGCTTCGGCGGCCACTTCCTCACCAAGTCCCGCCGCTACAGCGTCACCTTCGCCATACTGCGCGACGCACGCGTCGTGTTCCGCCGCGCCCAGACCGGCGGCCCCGAACGGGCTGAGCCGGTCGCCGAGCCCACCACGCTGGTCGTCAACTTCCTGCAGTTCGTCGGCGCCGGCTGGCAGACACCGGCCGACGCCATGCTCGCCAACACCTCCGCCGCCATGGCCCGAGAACACGCCGAAACCGCCAGACAGCACCTTCAGACCCTGGCCGCGTGA
- a CDS encoding helix-turn-helix transcriptional regulator produces MATASASAAAVDRLWTIDDVSAFLRVPIATLYQWRHHRVGPPAFKVGRHLRYDPTAVRAWLVSQEA; encoded by the coding sequence ATGGCGACAGCGTCGGCGTCAGCGGCGGCAGTCGACAGGCTGTGGACGATCGATGACGTCTCAGCCTTCCTTCGGGTACCGATTGCGACGCTCTATCAGTGGCGGCACCATCGCGTCGGCCCACCGGCATTCAAGGTCGGTCGCCACCTGCGATACGACCCGACGGCCGTGCGCGCATGGCTCGTCTCCCAGGAGGCGTGA
- a CDS encoding tyrosine-type recombinase/integrase, with amino-acid sequence MPSRKHGRGKRWRVRWVDNHGSARERHFERKADADRYDANVRADLSRGQYIDDRAGRVTVADLAERWRADQLHIPSTAIRVEHAIRLHIVPGIGQMQVGQVRPSKVQAWVKDRAQVLAPTTLRVVYGYLNAIFASAVRDRLIASSPCVDIRLPGIDRDKRVIPTPEQVHRLAELMPPRLAATVYVAAGCGLRLGEVLGLEVGDIDFDAAELTVRQQLKMHKGRPPYLGRPKTKTSTRNVELPDVVATALREHLAEGCAPVEVDDDTDPRRPNRRPAELVFRAASGEPVNASTFSRTWTPVRTKVGLPPRWGFHGLRHYYATLLIHAGASVKTVQLALGHSTPTITLNEYVHEWPDVLDRTRALVDGALGTRETAATSAGSRA; translated from the coding sequence TTGCCATCCCGCAAACACGGGCGGGGCAAACGCTGGCGCGTCCGTTGGGTCGACAACCATGGCAGCGCCCGTGAGCGGCACTTCGAGCGCAAGGCGGACGCCGACCGGTACGACGCCAACGTGCGCGCCGACCTCAGCCGTGGCCAGTACATCGATGACAGGGCCGGGCGGGTCACGGTTGCCGACCTCGCCGAACGGTGGCGTGCCGACCAGTTGCACATCCCGAGCACGGCCATCCGGGTCGAGCACGCCATCCGGTTGCACATCGTCCCCGGCATCGGGCAGATGCAGGTCGGGCAAGTACGCCCCAGCAAGGTTCAGGCGTGGGTGAAGGACCGTGCCCAGGTGCTGGCACCGACCACTCTGCGGGTGGTGTACGGCTACCTGAACGCCATCTTCGCCTCGGCGGTACGCGATCGGCTCATCGCCAGCTCGCCCTGCGTCGACATCCGCCTGCCGGGCATCGACCGCGACAAGCGGGTGATCCCGACGCCGGAGCAGGTGCACCGCTTGGCCGAGCTGATGCCGCCCCGTCTCGCGGCGACCGTCTACGTCGCGGCCGGCTGCGGTCTGCGGCTCGGCGAGGTGCTCGGGCTGGAGGTCGGCGACATCGACTTCGACGCTGCCGAACTGACGGTGCGCCAGCAGTTGAAGATGCACAAGGGTCGCCCGCCGTACCTCGGCCGACCGAAGACGAAGACGAGCACCCGCAATGTCGAGCTGCCGGACGTGGTGGCGACTGCGCTGCGCGAGCACCTGGCGGAGGGCTGTGCGCCCGTGGAGGTGGACGACGACACCGACCCCCGACGACCGAACCGGCGTCCCGCCGAGCTCGTCTTCCGCGCGGCCAGCGGCGAGCCGGTGAACGCCTCGACCTTCTCCCGTACCTGGACCCCGGTCCGGACGAAGGTCGGTCTGCCGCCACGCTGGGGCTTCCACGGCCTGCGGCACTACTACGCGACGCTGCTGATCCACGCCGGGGCGAGCGTCAAGACGGTGCAGCTCGCGCTCGGTCACTCGACTCCGACGATCACACTCAACGAGTACGTGCACGAGTGGCCGGATGTGCTCGACCGCACCCGCGCCCTGGTCGACGGGGCGCTCGGGACACGAGAAACGGCGGCCACGTCGGCTGGGAGCCGAGCATGA
- the glnA gene encoding type I glutamate--ammonia ligase, whose translation MFANPEELLRYLKDEDVKFVDVRFCDLPGVMQHFNMPVESFDDSVVTDGLAFDGSSIRGFQAIHESDMMLLPDVTTAFIDPFRIQKTLALNFFIHDPFTREPYSRDPRNVAKKAETYLASSGIADTAYFGAEAEFYIFDSIRHSTSAHESFYHIDSIEGAWNSGREEEGGNRGYKTAYKGGYFPVAPVDHYSDLRDAMVRRLIDVGFTVERSHHEVGTAGQAEINYRFSTLLHAGDQMQMFKYIIKNTAWEHGKTVTFMPKPLFGDNGSGMHTHQSLWLGGEPLFYDETGYAGLSDTARWYIGGLLHHAPSLLAFTNPTVNSYRRLVPGFEAPVNLVYSQRNRSACTRIPVTGSNPKAKRVEFRVPDPSSNPYLSFSAQMMAGLDGIKNKIEPPAPIDKDLYDLPPEEWGSVKQVPASLDAVLNSLESDHEFLTAGGVFTDDLISTWIDWKRANEIDPVRLRPTPHEFEMYYNV comes from the coding sequence GTGTTCGCCAATCCCGAGGAACTCCTGCGATACCTCAAGGACGAGGACGTCAAGTTCGTCGACGTACGGTTCTGTGACCTCCCCGGCGTGATGCAGCACTTCAACATGCCGGTGGAGTCGTTCGACGACAGCGTCGTCACCGACGGCCTCGCCTTCGACGGATCGTCGATCCGCGGGTTCCAGGCCATCCACGAGTCCGACATGATGCTGCTGCCGGACGTGACCACGGCCTTCATCGACCCGTTCCGCATCCAGAAGACCCTGGCGCTGAACTTCTTCATCCACGACCCGTTCACCCGCGAGCCCTACTCGCGTGACCCGCGCAACGTGGCGAAGAAGGCCGAGACCTACCTGGCGTCCAGCGGCATCGCCGACACGGCGTACTTCGGTGCCGAGGCCGAGTTCTACATCTTCGACTCGATCCGCCACTCCACGTCAGCCCACGAGTCCTTCTACCACATCGACTCGATCGAGGGTGCCTGGAACTCCGGCCGCGAGGAGGAGGGCGGCAACCGCGGCTACAAGACCGCGTACAAGGGCGGCTACTTCCCGGTGGCGCCGGTCGACCACTACTCCGACCTGCGCGACGCCATGGTCCGCCGCCTCATCGACGTCGGCTTCACCGTGGAGCGCTCGCACCACGAGGTCGGCACCGCGGGCCAGGCCGAGATCAACTACAGGTTCTCGACGCTGCTGCACGCCGGCGACCAGATGCAGATGTTCAAGTACATCATCAAGAACACGGCCTGGGAGCACGGCAAGACCGTCACGTTCATGCCCAAGCCGCTCTTCGGCGACAACGGCTCCGGCATGCACACCCACCAGAGCCTCTGGCTCGGCGGCGAGCCGCTGTTCTACGACGAGACCGGCTACGCGGGCCTGTCCGACACGGCCCGCTGGTACATCGGCGGCCTGCTGCACCACGCGCCGTCGCTGCTGGCGTTCACCAACCCGACGGTCAACTCGTACCGTCGCCTGGTGCCCGGCTTCGAGGCCCCGGTCAACCTGGTGTACTCGCAGCGCAACCGCTCCGCCTGCACCCGCATCCCGGTGACCGGCAGCAACCCCAAGGCCAAGCGCGTCGAGTTCCGCGTGCCGGACCCGTCCTCGAACCCGTACCTGTCGTTCTCGGCCCAGATGATGGCGGGCCTCGACGGCATCAAGAACAAGATCGAGCCGCCGGCCCCGATCGACAAGGACCTCTACGACCTTCCGCCGGAGGAGTGGGGCAGCGTCAAGCAGGTCCCGGCCTCGCTGGACGCGGTCCTGAACAGCCTCGAATCGGACCACGAGTTCCTCACCGCAGGCGGCGTCTTCACCGACGACCTGATCTCGACGTGGATCGACTGGAAGCGCGCCAACGAGATCGACCCGGTCCGCCTGCGCCCGACCCCGCACGAGTTCGAGATGTACTACAACGTCTGA
- a CDS encoding RDD family protein, translating into MPTPAKETSEPAEFGRRFAALVIDWALCLMVGAFYADPRVVAWPPVLVLVVLNALLVGLFGQTPGMALARIRCVSFADGGAIGMGRGLIRGLLLVLLIPAVIMDADRRGLHDRAAGSIVVKRPAPVV; encoded by the coding sequence GTGCCGACACCCGCGAAAGAGACATCCGAGCCGGCGGAGTTCGGCCGGCGGTTCGCCGCGCTGGTCATCGACTGGGCGCTGTGCCTGATGGTGGGCGCCTTCTACGCCGATCCGCGGGTGGTGGCGTGGCCGCCTGTGCTCGTACTCGTCGTACTGAACGCTCTGCTCGTCGGTCTCTTCGGACAGACGCCGGGCATGGCGCTGGCCCGCATCCGCTGTGTGTCGTTCGCCGACGGCGGGGCGATCGGCATGGGTAGGGGCCTGATCCGCGGTCTGCTACTGGTCCTGCTGATCCCGGCGGTCATCATGGACGCGGACCGCCGCGGCCTGCACGACCGCGCGGCCGGCTCGATCGTCGTCAAGCGACCGGCCCCGGTCGTCTGA
- a CDS encoding glycosyltransferase 87 family protein → MNRRIVILAALGAAAAAALAWTAVHHFYFDSGVYSGAVRYWFRDGGMIYDYLKEGTPYGFTYPPFAALVMIPMAVLPLWLIVTVASVATVVTTVLVTWWFLCPLIERRGWTPWYAVAVASCLALFFEPVRETFGFGQVNLLLLALVAGDVLLGVGRGRRWAGVGIGVATAIKLTPGIFILYLLITRRWRAAVTAIAAAATTTLVTAAFWPDASREFWTSALWDTNRVGNLEYVSNQSLRGFLARLPVDAVESQLWVAGVLAAVGLWAWRVRAADPLGGLALTGIVGCLISPVTWVHHWVWLLPALVRCVETARTHKGVFRLAVAGYVVVCTRVTFLYENGPKPPLAFLGANLYVLLGVALLLWLPAVASLADGPRSDDRGRSLDDDRAGRAVVQAAAVRVHDDRRDQQDQ, encoded by the coding sequence GTGAACCGCCGGATCGTGATCCTCGCCGCCCTGGGCGCGGCCGCTGCCGCCGCTCTCGCCTGGACCGCGGTCCACCACTTCTATTTCGACTCCGGCGTCTACTCCGGTGCGGTCCGCTACTGGTTCCGCGACGGCGGCATGATCTACGACTATCTCAAGGAGGGCACTCCGTACGGCTTCACGTACCCTCCGTTCGCCGCCCTGGTGATGATTCCCATGGCGGTGCTGCCGCTGTGGCTGATCGTCACCGTCGCGTCGGTCGCCACCGTCGTCACGACCGTGCTGGTCACGTGGTGGTTTCTCTGCCCGCTCATCGAACGGCGGGGGTGGACGCCCTGGTACGCGGTCGCCGTCGCGTCCTGCCTCGCGCTGTTCTTCGAGCCGGTGCGCGAGACGTTCGGCTTCGGTCAGGTGAACCTCCTGCTGCTCGCCCTCGTCGCCGGGGACGTGCTGCTCGGCGTGGGGCGGGGACGGCGCTGGGCCGGCGTCGGCATCGGGGTCGCGACCGCGATCAAGCTGACTCCCGGCATCTTCATCCTGTATCTGCTGATCACCCGGCGCTGGAGGGCCGCGGTCACCGCGATCGCGGCCGCCGCCACGACCACCCTGGTGACCGCCGCGTTCTGGCCGGACGCCTCGCGCGAGTTCTGGACCTCCGCGCTCTGGGACACCAACCGCGTCGGCAATCTCGAGTACGTGTCCAACCAGTCGCTGCGTGGCTTCCTGGCCCGGCTGCCGGTGGACGCGGTCGAGTCGCAGCTCTGGGTGGCCGGCGTGCTGGCCGCCGTCGGGCTGTGGGCATGGCGGGTACGCGCCGCCGACCCGCTCGGCGGGCTGGCCCTGACCGGCATCGTCGGCTGCCTGATCAGCCCGGTGACCTGGGTGCACCACTGGGTCTGGCTGCTGCCCGCCCTGGTGCGGTGCGTCGAGACGGCCCGTACGCACAAAGGGGTCTTCCGGCTGGCGGTCGCCGGCTATGTCGTGGTCTGCACGCGGGTGACGTTCCTGTACGAGAACGGGCCGAAGCCGCCGCTCGCCTTCCTCGGCGCGAATCTCTACGTGCTGCTCGGCGTCGCGCTGTTGCTCTGGTTGCCCGCGGTCGCCTCGCTCGCGGACGGGCCTCGCTCAGACGACCGGGGCCGGTCGCTTGACGACGATCGAGCCGGCCGCGCGGTCGTGCAGGCCGCGGCGGTCCGCGTCCATGATGACCGCCGGGATCAGCAGGACCAGTAG
- the mptB gene encoding polyprenol phosphomannose-dependent alpha 1,6 mannosyltransferase MptB: MTVTPRLVRWGGLAGSVATAGTASLGGSGFARAPSINPVTLLSGQRGVLLPILWVLGTALLLAAWWTGRRTVPSTRWALVTAALWFLPVLPFLPLGSADVYSYACQGYVQYAGGDPYAAGVARFGCPWLGSVASSWADSPAPYGPLFLLLASWVVALAGDSLAGVVAGLRIVALAGVALVAAGVPAVARRCGIDPARAVWTVLACPLILIHLVSGAHNDALMVGLILAGLALAAARPPLAGLVAAGAVLGLAVGVKVTAIVVVPFAVLAALPGTGRRPVRELLRPAGAIGGGALLVTVALSAVSGRGAGWVTGLARSGDTVAWTSPSTAVGLTIDAVTGADAVPVTRVAGVVLLAVALVALWWRAWGRGDPLGHAGLALAATVLCAPVFHPWYATWPLAVLAAARAENRWTLGLCAFAAMLTTPAGYNWALYTRVPGAFVVTAALVALAVVAVRGRRARRVIA; this comes from the coding sequence GTGACGGTGACTCCCCGGCTGGTGCGCTGGGGCGGGCTCGCCGGCAGCGTCGCCACCGCGGGTACGGCCTCCCTGGGCGGCTCCGGGTTCGCGCGGGCGCCCAGCATCAATCCGGTGACGTTGCTCAGCGGGCAGCGCGGGGTGCTGCTGCCGATCCTGTGGGTCCTGGGCACGGCACTGCTCCTCGCCGCCTGGTGGACCGGGCGCCGCACCGTCCCCTCGACGCGCTGGGCGCTGGTGACCGCCGCACTGTGGTTCCTGCCGGTGCTGCCGTTCCTGCCGCTCGGCAGCGCGGACGTCTATTCGTACGCGTGCCAGGGCTATGTCCAGTACGCCGGCGGGGATCCGTACGCGGCCGGCGTCGCTCGCTTCGGCTGCCCGTGGCTCGGCTCCGTGGCGTCGTCGTGGGCCGATTCGCCGGCGCCGTACGGTCCGCTGTTCCTGCTGCTCGCGTCCTGGGTCGTCGCTCTGGCCGGCGACTCGCTCGCCGGGGTCGTCGCCGGGCTGCGGATCGTCGCCCTGGCCGGCGTGGCCCTGGTCGCGGCGGGTGTGCCGGCCGTTGCCCGCCGCTGTGGCATCGACCCGGCCCGGGCCGTCTGGACGGTACTGGCGTGCCCGCTGATCCTGATCCATCTGGTTTCCGGCGCCCACAACGACGCGCTGATGGTCGGCCTGATCCTGGCCGGCCTGGCACTCGCCGCCGCGCGTCCGCCCCTCGCGGGGCTGGTCGCCGCCGGCGCCGTCCTCGGCCTGGCGGTGGGCGTCAAGGTGACGGCGATCGTCGTGGTGCCCTTCGCGGTGCTCGCCGCCCTGCCCGGAACGGGCCGTCGACCGGTGCGCGAGCTGCTCCGACCGGCCGGTGCGATCGGCGGCGGCGCCCTGCTCGTCACGGTCGCGCTCTCGGCGGTGTCGGGACGCGGCGCCGGATGGGTGACCGGGCTGGCACGCAGCGGCGACACCGTGGCCTGGACCTCCCCTTCGACCGCCGTGGGCCTGACCATCGATGCCGTCACCGGTGCCGACGCCGTCCCGGTGACCCGCGTCGCCGGGGTGGTGCTGTTGGCCGTCGCCCTCGTCGCGTTGTGGTGGCGCGCATGGGGGCGCGGCGATCCCCTGGGCCACGCCGGCCTCGCGCTCGCCGCGACGGTCCTCTGCGCCCCCGTCTTCCATCCCTGGTACGCGACGTGGCCGCTCGCCGTGCTCGCCGCCGCCCGGGCCGAGAACCGCTGGACGCTGGGCCTCTGCGCGTTCGCGGCGATGCTCACCACCCCGGCCGGCTACAACTGGGCGCTCTACACCCGCGTCCCCGGGGCGTTCGTGGTCACGGCCGCGCTCGTGGCGCTCGCCGTGGTCGCCGTACGCGGGCGGCGGGCTCGTAGGGTGATCGCGTGA
- the mptB gene encoding polyprenol phosphomannose-dependent alpha 1,6 mannosyltransferase MptB has product MTAPAWLGRPAGVRWLGLAGSVCVAADAVLFGAPTWIRRGVSVMSILRGPNGVLIMTLWIAGLVALCAAWWYGRRLTVSRRWILVTAALWIVPLLFVPPLASRDMYAYACQGSLFDAGLNPSVVGVSAQPCPWLESVSVVWRDTPTPYGPLWIVLTGVAASFGSQAVALGIFRLYAVLAVAALAVVVPALARRTGASQERALWLVLCCPLVPVHVVGGGHNDALTMALLIGGLALVAGRRSTALLVAGGALIGAAIAVKTTVGVVLPFAALLAANGLELTREGLPRFLRRGGAVVAGAAATLVALSVVSGLGFGWAVALSGAGESRSWTSPSTAVGIAVNAVAKWFGVRLDVVPAVRAVALVMLLIALVVLWWRFRRGDALHGAALACLAVIFLAPITQPWYLFWTLALLAVTAVRARWLEITVVVSMFLILPNGDGAWKPLQVPLAFLVTGLVGWVAWRSLRWMREPAPATAVSA; this is encoded by the coding sequence GTGACCGCTCCGGCATGGCTGGGCCGTCCGGCCGGGGTGAGATGGCTCGGCCTCGCCGGGTCGGTGTGCGTGGCCGCCGACGCGGTGCTGTTCGGCGCGCCGACGTGGATCCGGCGCGGGGTCTCGGTGATGAGCATCCTGCGCGGTCCGAACGGCGTACTCATCATGACGCTCTGGATCGCCGGGCTCGTCGCCCTCTGCGCCGCCTGGTGGTACGGGCGCCGCCTGACCGTGTCGCGGCGGTGGATCCTCGTCACGGCGGCGCTGTGGATCGTGCCGCTGCTCTTCGTGCCGCCCCTGGCCAGCCGGGACATGTACGCGTACGCCTGCCAGGGCTCGCTCTTCGACGCCGGGCTCAACCCGTCGGTCGTCGGCGTCTCCGCGCAGCCCTGCCCCTGGCTCGAGTCGGTGTCGGTGGTGTGGCGGGACACGCCGACGCCGTACGGACCGCTCTGGATCGTGCTGACCGGTGTCGCCGCTTCCTTCGGCTCGCAGGCCGTCGCGCTCGGCATCTTCCGCTTGTACGCCGTGCTGGCGGTCGCGGCGCTGGCCGTGGTCGTCCCGGCGCTGGCCCGGCGTACGGGAGCGTCGCAGGAGCGGGCCCTGTGGCTGGTGCTCTGCTGCCCGCTGGTGCCGGTGCACGTCGTCGGCGGCGGCCACAACGACGCGCTCACGATGGCGCTGCTGATCGGGGGTCTCGCCCTGGTGGCCGGCCGGCGGAGCACGGCGCTGCTGGTCGCGGGCGGGGCGTTGATCGGTGCGGCGATCGCGGTCAAGACGACCGTCGGCGTGGTGCTGCCGTTCGCCGCGCTGCTCGCCGCGAACGGACTGGAGCTGACCCGCGAGGGACTGCCGCGTTTCCTGCGCCGCGGCGGCGCGGTGGTCGCCGGGGCGGCGGCGACGCTCGTCGCGCTCTCGGTCGTCTCCGGGCTGGGCTTCGGCTGGGCGGTCGCCTTGTCCGGGGCGGGGGAGTCGCGGAGCTGGACCTCGCCGTCCACGGCGGTGGGCATCGCGGTCAACGCCGTCGCGAAGTGGTTCGGCGTGCGGCTCGACGTCGTGCCCGCGGTGCGTGCGGTCGCCCTGGTCATGCTGCTGATCGCTCTCGTGGTCCTCTGGTGGCGCTTCCGGCGTGGCGATGCCCTGCACGGTGCCGCGCTGGCCTGCCTGGCCGTCATCTTCCTCGCGCCGATCACCCAGCCCTGGTACCTCTTCTGGACGCTGGCACTGCTGGCGGTCACTGCCGTGCGGGCGCGCTGGCTCGAGATCACCGTCGTGGTCTCGATGTTCCTGATCCTGCCCAACGGCGACGGCGCCTGGAAGCCGTTGCAGGTGCCGCTCGCGTTCCTCGTCACCGGCCTGGTGGGCTGGGTGGCCTGGCGCTCGCTGAGGTGGATGCGCGAGCCCGCACCGGCGACGGCGGTCTCGGCGTGA